The window GTGCCGTTCGTCCTGGAGTATCCGGTCCTGCTCGCGGCCGTCGTCGCGCACGTCGCGGCCGTGACGGTCGTCACGACGCTGTCGATACTGCTGCTCCGGCAGCGCGAGCGGGTCAGGAGGACTTGATCTGCTCGAACTGGTCGAGCAGGTCCTCCGTGGAGTCCCCGGAGTCGTACTCGACCTCGCCGTGATACACCGTCCGGTCGTCGTCTTCGCTCAAATCGACCTCGTTGTTCTTCCGCTCACGGCGTTCGTGTTCGTCTTCGTCGTATGCACCCATCGACATTGGTAACCACACTCAACGTAGCGTGTTAGCGCCTATCAATGTAACGGTGGTTCTTGCCGGACTGTCAGGACAGAACGGCTCGCTCTGTGCGAGATTCCTCCCAACAGCCGGCCTCGCGGCTCGCGGGTCACTTCGTTCCCCGCTCGCTCGGTGTGAGGCCTCACTCCGTTCGGCCTCACGGCTCGCGTGTCGTTCGCTCCGCTCACTCCCGCTCGCTCTGTCCGAGGGTCCGACCGCAGGGAGGACCCTCGCGGCTCGCGTGTCGCTCCCTGCGGTCGCTCCCGCTCGCTCAGTGTGAGGCCTCACTCCGTTCGGCCTCACGCCGCAACCCTCAAACCCACAGCCGGCCAACGGCGAGTGTGGCTGGGCCCCTTCGATTCCGACGTTCGACCGACCAGTGGACCCCCGAGCGGGTTCACAACGAGATATACCAGCCCCTCGACGCGAACCTGGGCGCCGAGATGGACTCCGCCTGGTTCGCCCCGCCGAACGGCTACGAGGCCCGACGGTTCGCGATGGACAACGGCGACACCGCGCTGTTCTGCTGGAGCGGCGACGACGCCTACTGGCTGGGCAACACGGAGACGCCCGAGGTGCTGTGGCGCACGGACAAGTACACCTTCGAGGAGACGGCCTACCCGATCGCCCGGTGGGCCCAGCGGGAGCTGCTGGCCCAGCTGGAGGTCGAGGACCCCTGGCTGGCCGAGTACAACCACGTCTCGTGGTTCTTCCTGCCCGTGTTCTTCTCGAAGGACGGCCGCGACTCGACCCGGAACTTCTTCCGGGAGCACGCCGCGGGCTTCCCGGACGCTACCCGCGAGGACGGGCTGGCGTTCTACGAGGCGTTCCTCTCGACGGGCGTGCTGGACGACTACCGCTACACGATGGCGAGCAAGCTCGGCACCAGCGCCGGGGTCGACCTGACCCGCATGCAGGCGACGATGGGCGAGTTCAACGTCGCCAAGCTGCTGGCTGACGCCGGCCACGGCTTCGAGCCCGAGGTCGAACTCGGCTCCGGGCACGCGCTGGACTTCCAGGTCGACGACGTGCTCGTCGAGGTGACCCGCCCCCAGCCGCCCAGACGGCGGACGGTGAACTCGCCCATCGCGGCCGTCAAGGCCAGCGGCGACGCCAAGACCCGCGACCAGATCGCCGTCCACGGCAACGCCGCCCTCTTCGTCGACTGCTCCTCGTTCCCCGACGACGAGTGGCACCGGATCCGCGGCGAGCGCCCGGACGTGGGCCACGAGCCCGCGGTGGTCTTCCGGACCCGCCCCTCCGGACGCACCGAGGGCTACGTGAAGGGCCGGCTCCCGCTGGACGTCGGCGGCATTCTCGAACAGCCCGTCTGAGAGCGGCGTTAAGCCAGCGTGATAGCGGCGATCGGGCGGGGACGCGGTAGGGCCGCACGGCGCCGCTCCCGCGAACCCAGCGGCGGCGCGCTGACGGGTAGCTACCGGCGTAACTCGGCGTTATCTTCCACGTAGGTAGCCGACCAGATCCGGGAGCGCTGGCCGTCGTGGCGGCCGAACACTCCCCTCCCCGGTAACGCCGGCTTTGCGCCGGCGCGGCTCACGGGCCGCCCACGCGTCGCTGATAGCGC of the Halomicrobium salinisoli genome contains:
- a CDS encoding DUF5784 family protein, translating into MAGPLRFRRSTDQWTPERVHNEIYQPLDANLGAEMDSAWFAPPNGYEARRFAMDNGDTALFCWSGDDAYWLGNTETPEVLWRTDKYTFEETAYPIARWAQRELLAQLEVEDPWLAEYNHVSWFFLPVFFSKDGRDSTRNFFREHAAGFPDATREDGLAFYEAFLSTGVLDDYRYTMASKLGTSAGVDLTRMQATMGEFNVAKLLADAGHGFEPEVELGSGHALDFQVDDVLVEVTRPQPPRRRTVNSPIAAVKASGDAKTRDQIAVHGNAALFVDCSSFPDDEWHRIRGERPDVGHEPAVVFRTRPSGRTEGYVKGRLPLDVGGILEQPV
- a CDS encoding DUF5786 family protein; amino-acid sequence: MSMGAYDEDEHERRERKNNEVDLSEDDDRTVYHGEVEYDSGDSTEDLLDQFEQIKSS